A single Camelus bactrianus isolate YW-2024 breed Bactrian camel chromosome 1, ASM4877302v1, whole genome shotgun sequence DNA region contains:
- the TFRC gene encoding transferrin receptor protein 1: MMDQARSAFSNLFGGEPLSYTRFSLARQVDGDNSHVEMKLAADEEENVDNNTMGNHTSVTKPRRLNGYICYGTTAIIIFFLIGFMIGYLGYCRRAETKAQCERPAGTESPCTEGTESFEPEEHLPETPRLFWADLKSMLSERLDTTDFIGTLKMLNGNSYVPREAGSQKDESLAFFIENQFREFKLSKVWHDEHFVKIQVKDSNAQNSVIIVDSSSGSLIHSVENPEGYVAYSKTTTVTGKLVHANFGTEKDFEDLNTPVNGSLVIVRAGKITFAEKVANAERFSAIGVLIYMDQTKFPVVNANLPVFGHAHRGTGDPYTPGFPSFNHTQFPPSQSSGLPNIPVQTISRAGAEKLFENMEGDCPSSWRTDSSCKLESSENKSVKLTVNNVLKEIRIFNVFGVIKGFEEPDRYVVIGAQRDAWGPGAAKSGVGTGLLLKLAQILSDMVLKGQFKPSRSIVFASWSAGDFGAIGATEWLEGYLSSLHLKAFTYINLDKAVLGTNNFRVSASPLLYSLIEKTMQDVKNPVTGLSLYRDSNWINKVEKLSFDNAAFPFLAYSGIPAVSFCFCENTDYPYLGTTMDTYEVLNQEVPQLNKMLRAAAEVAGQLVIKLIHDVELNLNYEMYNDKILSFVKDMSQFRTDIKEMGLSLQWLYSARGDFFRATSRLTTDYKNAERTNRFVMREINDRIMKVEYHFLSPYVSPRESPFRHIFWGFGFHTASALLEHLKLRRKNNSAFNQTLLKNQLALATWTIQGAANALSGDIWDIDNDL, translated from the exons ATGATGGATCAAGCCAGATCAGCATTCTCTAACTTG tttGGTGGAGAACCGCTGTCATATACCCGGTTTAGTCTGGCTCGGCAAGTGGATGGCGATAATAGTCACGTGGAGATGAAACTAGCTGCCGATGAAGAAGAAAATGTTGACAATAACACGATGGGTAACCACACCAGTGTCACAAAACCAAGAAGGTTAAATGGATATATCTGCTATGGGACTACTGCTATAATCATCTTTTTCTTGATTG GATTTATGATTGGCTACTTGGGCTATTGTAGACGTGCAGAAACAAAAGCCCAATGTGAGAGACCAGCAGGAACAGAGTCTCCGTGCACAGAGGGTACAGAATCTTTTGAGCCAGAAGAGCACCTTCCTGAAACACCTCGTCTATTTTGGGCAGACCTCAAATCAATGTTGTCAGAGAGACTGGATACCACAGACTTCATCGGTACCCTCAA GATGCTGAATGGAAATTCTTATGTCCCTCGTGAGGCTGGATCTCAAAAAGATGAAAGTCTTGCATTTTTCATTGAAAATCAGTTCCGTGAATTTAAACTCAGCAAAGTCTGGCATGATGAACATTTTGTTAAAATTCAGGTCAAAGACAG caatgctCAAAACTCGGTGATCATAGTGGATTCAAGCAGTGGCAGCTTGATACACTCGGTGGAGAATCCTGAGGGTTACGTGGCGTATAGTAAGACTACGACAGTTACT GGTAAACTGGTCCATGCTAATTTTGGCACTGAAAAAGACTTTGAGGATTTAAACACGCCTGTGAATGGATCTTTAGTGATTGTTAGAGCAGGGAAAATCACTTTTGCTGAAAAG GTTGCAAATGCTGAACGTTTCAGTGCAATTGGTGTCTTGATATACATGGACCAGACTAAATTTCCTGTTGTTAATGCAAATCTTCCAGTTTTTGGACAT gcTCATCGGGGAACAGGTGACCCTTACACACCTGGATTCCCTTCTTTCAATCACACTCAGTTTCCACCATCCCAGTCATCAGGATTGCCTAACATACCTGTCCAAACAATTTCCAGAGCCGGTGCAGAAAAGCTATTTGA AAATATGGAAGGAGACTGTCCTTCCAGTTGGAGAACAGACTCTTCATGTAAGCTGGAATCCTCAGAGAATAAGAGTGTGAAGCTCACTGTGAACAATGTACTGAAAGAGATAAGGATTTTTAACGTCTTTGGAGTTATTAAGGGCTTTGAAGAACCAG atcgcTATGTTGTCATAGGGGCCCAGAGGGATGCCTGGGGTCCTGGAGCTGCTAAGTCCGGTGTAGGAACAGGTCTTCTGTTGAAACTTGCCCAGATACTTTCTGATATGGTCTTAAAAG gTCAGTTTAAACCCAGCAGAAGCATTGTCTTTGCCAGCTGGAGTGCTGGAGACTTTGGAGCTATTGGTGCCACTGAATGGCTAGAG gGATACCTTTCCTCGTTGCATTTAAAAGCTTTCACTTACATTAATTTGGACAAAGCTGTTCTTG GTACCAACAACTTCAGGGTTTCTGCCAGCCCGTTGTTGTATTCGCTTATCGAGAAAACGATGCAAGAT gtgaAAAATCCAGTTACCGGACTGTCTCTATATCGGGACAGCAACTGGATCAACAAAGT CGAGAAACTTTCTTTTGATAATGCTGCTTTCCCTTTCCTTGCATATTCTGGAATCCCAgcagtttctttctgtttttgtgag AACACAGATTACCCTTATTTGGGTACTACCATGGATACCTATGAGGTCCTGAATCAAGAGGTTCCTCAGCTGAACAAAATGTTACGTGCAGCAGCAGAAGTAGCCGGTCAGCTTGTGATTAAACTTATCCATGATGTTGAGCTGAACCTGAACTATGAGATGTATAACGACAAAATACTTTCATTTGTGAAGGATATGAGCCAATTCAGAACAGACATAAAG GAGATGGGTCTGAGTCTACAGTGGCTGTATTCTGCTCGTGGAGACTTTTTCCGGGCTACGTCCAGACTAACAACAGATTATAAGAACGCTGAGAGAACAAACAGATTTGTTATGAGGGAAATCAATGACCGTATCATGAAA GTGGAGTATCACTTCCTCTCACCTTACGTATCTCCAAGAGAGTCTCCTTTCCGACATATCTTTTGGGGTTTTGGCTTTCACACTGCATCAGCTTTACTAGAACACTTGAAGCTGCGTCGGAAAAATAACAGTGCTTTTAATCAAACACTGTTGAAAAACCAGTTGGCTCTAGCAACTTGGACTATTCAGGGAGCTGCAAATGCCCTCTCTGGTGACATTTGGGACATTGACAATGATCTTTAA